One region of Oxalobacteraceae bacterium OTU3CAMAD1 genomic DNA includes:
- a CDS encoding PAS domain S-box protein: MNQALPSIQDFPIVGIGASAGGLSALQEFFRHVTPDMSMSYVVIMHLSPTHESDAAALLQKWAPIPLIEVNGPTHIEPDTVYAIPPNRQLEMIDGYLRVRERAAGAGWPVAVDTFFRTLAAAHGSRAFGVVLSGTGSDGASGLVALKDHGGVVLVQNPDEAEFAGMPRAAIDSGVVDFVLPVAEMPRKLAAVWDNARRISLPLPKGKPFVESNDSALPAEDEEVLRDIIAILRARTGHDFAKYKRATVLRRIERRLQVRERPSLAQYRDLLRDDRAESDALLRDMLIGVTQFFRDTEAFESIERDIVPKLFADVPDGQALRVWSVGCSTGEETYSLGMLLTEHAAKSASGADFQLFGSDIDERAIAFARAGLYNAAIARDVSAARLAEHFNKEDGRYRIKKSVRDKILFASQNLLRDPPFSKIDLISCRNLLIYLNRDTHAQVLEMFHFALNPGGYLFLGGSESADMVADFFVPVDKKNRIYRARPTSRLPRSAIPMMAPMAATAAVPYPERPHGDKPSFASVHQRVLAEYAPPSVLVDQQSNIVHMSEGTAQFLRHVAGEPSRNLVALAEPELRLELRAALFQAAQSGKSVETRSVRFERGDRVFYVNMMARPFYDANTATDFILVLFHKVEQTTDEQAGGIPHEPAQDTVLSSLEQELQRTRQQLQDTIENSETSNEELKAANEELQAINEELRSATEELETSKEELQSVNEELITVNFELKSKVEETGKVNDDLQNLIASTDLATIFVDRGMRIKRYTPHACDLFNLIASDVGRPLHDITHKLTYPELSQDAAATFESLRPVEREVASDDGRWFIARLLPYRTGLDQIDGAVLTFIDITKRRRAEERVRASEERMRLVAASTQDYIILTVDLDATITSFNSGAERIFGYAEAEIIGRPYELIFVPEDRAAGAAADEQRRARAEGRAEDERWHLRKDGSRFYCSGVLTPLRGSGGELTGYAKIGRDLTGRQEAEKSRAEQLSRERSRSTQAQRDNEQKDQFLAIMSHELKHPLNLIHMHADVLLRLPTVRAEPAAHKAVSAIRSSTISQAKIINDLLDLSRVSTGKMELDRRDLDFRALVGNIVEVTGGTPNAPQVVVRMPEQALPVHADEVRLEQVVWNLISNAIKFTPPGGTVTVTLEHDEREIRLCVRDTGQGIRADVLPTIFDIFKQGTANPMRGGVGLGIGLALVHEIVKLHGGRVTAESAGVGQGAAFTVYLPRALGAGPRADDAAPPSRVLEGARLLVVDDSADGLEVFTMLLELEGAVVTACASPLEALKLLSEQRFDLVMSDLDMPEMEGTAFIRELRSHPDYQDVPALAITGMARRQDVERALDAGFSAHVGKPVDMTELSRKVAQLLEKNTGT, encoded by the coding sequence ATGAATCAAGCCCTCCCCAGCATCCAGGATTTCCCGATCGTCGGCATCGGCGCCTCGGCGGGGGGACTGTCGGCCTTGCAAGAATTCTTTCGCCACGTCACGCCCGACATGTCGATGTCGTATGTCGTGATCATGCATCTGTCGCCCACCCACGAGAGCGACGCCGCCGCGCTACTGCAAAAGTGGGCGCCGATACCATTGATCGAGGTCAACGGGCCGACCCATATCGAGCCGGACACGGTCTATGCGATCCCGCCGAACCGGCAACTGGAGATGATCGACGGCTACCTGCGGGTGCGCGAGCGCGCCGCCGGCGCCGGCTGGCCGGTGGCGGTCGACACCTTCTTCCGCACCCTGGCGGCGGCGCACGGGTCGCGCGCGTTCGGCGTGGTGTTGTCGGGCACCGGCAGCGACGGCGCGTCCGGCCTGGTCGCGCTCAAGGACCACGGCGGCGTGGTGCTGGTGCAAAACCCGGACGAGGCCGAGTTCGCCGGCATGCCGCGCGCGGCGATCGACTCGGGCGTGGTCGACTTCGTGCTGCCGGTGGCCGAGATGCCGCGCAAGCTGGCGGCCGTGTGGGACAACGCGCGCCGCATCAGCTTGCCGCTGCCCAAGGGCAAGCCGTTCGTCGAGTCGAACGACAGCGCGCTGCCGGCCGAGGACGAGGAAGTGCTGCGCGATATCATCGCCATCCTGCGCGCGCGCACCGGGCACGACTTCGCCAAGTACAAGCGCGCCACCGTGCTGCGCCGCATCGAGCGGCGCCTGCAGGTGCGGGAAAGGCCGTCGCTGGCGCAGTACCGCGACCTGCTGCGCGACGACCGCGCCGAGAGCGACGCGCTGTTGCGTGACATGCTGATCGGCGTGACCCAGTTTTTCCGCGACACCGAGGCCTTCGAGAGCATCGAGCGCGACATCGTACCGAAGTTGTTCGCCGACGTCCCGGACGGCCAGGCGCTGCGCGTCTGGAGCGTGGGCTGCTCGACCGGCGAGGAGACCTATTCGCTGGGCATGCTGCTGACCGAGCACGCGGCCAAGAGCGCCAGCGGCGCCGACTTTCAGCTGTTCGGCTCGGACATCGATGAGCGCGCCATCGCCTTCGCCCGCGCCGGCCTGTACAACGCGGCCATTGCACGCGACGTGTCCGCGGCGCGGCTGGCCGAGCATTTCAACAAGGAGGACGGCCGCTACCGGATCAAGAAGTCGGTGCGCGACAAGATCCTGTTCGCCAGCCAGAACCTGCTGCGCGATCCGCCGTTCTCCAAGATCGACCTGATCAGCTGCCGCAACCTGTTGATCTACCTGAACCGCGATACCCACGCCCAGGTGCTCGAGATGTTTCATTTCGCACTCAACCCGGGCGGCTACCTGTTCCTCGGCGGCTCCGAGTCGGCCGACATGGTGGCCGATTTCTTCGTGCCGGTCGACAAGAAAAACCGCATCTATCGCGCCCGTCCGACGTCGCGCCTGCCGCGCTCGGCCATCCCGATGATGGCGCCGATGGCGGCCACCGCCGCCGTGCCGTACCCGGAACGTCCGCACGGCGACAAGCCGTCGTTCGCCAGCGTGCACCAGCGCGTGCTGGCCGAGTACGCGCCGCCGAGCGTGCTGGTCGACCAGCAGTCGAATATCGTCCACATGTCCGAGGGCACGGCGCAGTTCCTGCGACACGTCGCCGGCGAGCCGTCGCGCAACCTGGTCGCGCTGGCCGAGCCGGAGCTGCGGCTGGAGCTGCGCGCCGCGCTGTTCCAGGCGGCGCAGAGCGGCAAGAGCGTGGAGACGCGCAGCGTGCGCTTCGAGCGCGGCGACCGGGTGTTTTACGTCAACATGATGGCGCGCCCGTTCTACGACGCCAACACCGCCACCGATTTCATCCTGGTGCTGTTCCACAAGGTCGAGCAGACCACCGACGAGCAGGCCGGCGGCATCCCGCACGAGCCGGCGCAGGACACAGTCCTGTCGAGCCTGGAACAGGAGTTGCAGCGCACCCGGCAGCAGTTGCAGGACACCATAGAAAACTCGGAAACGTCGAACGAGGAGTTGAAGGCGGCCAACGAGGAATTGCAGGCAATCAACGAGGAGCTGCGCTCGGCCACCGAGGAACTGGAGACCAGCAAGGAGGAATTGCAGTCGGTTAACGAGGAACTGATCACCGTCAATTTCGAGCTCAAGAGCAAGGTCGAGGAGACGGGCAAGGTCAACGACGACCTGCAAAACCTGATCGCCTCGACCGACCTGGCCACCATCTTTGTCGACCGCGGCATGCGCATCAAGCGCTACACGCCGCACGCCTGCGATTTGTTCAACCTGATCGCCAGCGACGTCGGCCGGCCGTTGCACGACATCACGCACAAGCTGACCTATCCGGAGCTGTCGCAGGACGCGGCGGCCACGTTCGAGTCGCTGCGCCCGGTCGAGCGCGAGGTCGCCAGCGACGACGGACGCTGGTTCATCGCCCGCCTGCTGCCGTATCGGACCGGGCTGGACCAGATCGACGGCGCGGTGCTGACCTTTATCGATATCACCAAGCGCCGCCGCGCCGAGGAGCGCGTGCGCGCCAGCGAGGAACGCATGCGCCTGGTGGCGGCCAGCACCCAGGATTACATCATCCTCACGGTCGACCTCGACGCCACGATCACCAGTTTCAACAGCGGCGCCGAGCGCATCTTCGGCTACGCCGAGGCCGAGATCATCGGCCGCCCGTACGAACTCATCTTCGTGCCCGAGGACCGGGCGGCGGGGGCGGCGGCCGACGAGCAGCGCCGCGCGCGCGCGGAAGGCCGCGCCGAGGACGAGCGCTGGCACCTGCGCAAGGACGGCAGCCGCTTTTATTGCAGCGGCGTGCTCACGCCGCTGCGCGGAAGCGGTGGCGAGCTGACCGGCTACGCCAAGATCGGCCGCGACCTGACCGGACGCCAGGAGGCCGAGAAGAGCCGCGCCGAACAGCTCTCGCGCGAGCGCAGCCGCAGCACCCAGGCGCAGCGCGACAATGAGCAGAAGGACCAGTTCCTGGCCATCATGTCGCATGAACTGAAGCATCCGCTCAACCTGATCCACATGCACGCCGATGTGCTGCTGCGCCTGCCGACGGTGCGCGCCGAACCGGCCGCCCACAAGGCCGTCAGCGCGATCCGCTCGTCGACCATCAGCCAGGCCAAGATCATCAACGATTTGCTCGACCTGTCGCGCGTGTCGACTGGTAAGATGGAGCTGGACCGGCGCGACCTGGACTTCCGCGCGCTGGTGGGCAACATCGTCGAGGTGACCGGCGGCACGCCCAACGCGCCCCAAGTCGTGGTGCGCATGCCCGAGCAGGCGTTGCCGGTGCACGCCGACGAGGTACGGCTGGAACAGGTGGTGTGGAATCTGATCAGCAACGCCATCAAGTTCACGCCGCCCGGCGGCACCGTCACGGTGACGCTCGAGCATGACGAGCGCGAGATTCGCCTGTGCGTGCGAGACACCGGCCAGGGCATCCGCGCCGACGTGTTGCCGACCATCTTCGACATCTTCAAGCAGGGCACCGCCAACCCCATGCGCGGCGGCGTCGGCCTGGGCATCGGCCTGGCGCTGGTGCACGAGATCGTCAAGCTGCACGGCGGCCGGGTCACGGCTGAGTCGGCCGGCGTGGGGCAGGGCGCGGCGTTCACCGTGTACCTGCCGCGCGCGCTGGGCGCCGGGCCGCGCGCCGACGACGCGGCGCCGCCGTCGCGCGTGCTCGAGGGCGCGCGCCTGCTGGTGGTCGACGACAGCGCCGACGGCCTGGAGGTGTTCACCATGCTGCTCGAGCTGGAGGGCGCGGTGGTGACGGCTTGCGCCTCGCCGCTGGAGGCGCTCAAGTTGCTATCGGAGCAGCGTTTCGACCTGGTCATGTCGGACCTCGACATGCCGGAGATGGAGGGTACCGCCTTCATCCGGGAATTGCGCTCCCATCCGGACTACCAGGACGTGCCGGCACTGGCCATCACCGGCATGGCGCGCCGCCAGGATGTCGAACGCGCGCTCGACGCCGGCTTTTCGGCCCATGTGGGCAAGCCGGTGGACATGACGGAGCTGTCGCGCAAGGTCGCGCAGCTGTTGGAGAAAAACACGGGTACTTGA
- a CDS encoding chemotaxis protein CheB — translation MNGVVVVGASAGGVAALTEILAGLPGDFPAPILIVMHIGDHPSVLPSILARSCALPVRHAADGEALAPGMVLVAQPGRHLMVERDGDAVRAVLVHGPRENHSRPAIDPLFRSAAIAYAGGAAGVILTGFLDDGVAGLAAIKTCGGTAIVQDPADASASDMPRHALEQVEVDRCLPLAGIAGALVEWAAGLSERVVNGAAEAPEWLTVENRFASGGGEMKQLKRIATPSPYTCPECGGSLFSLNNAQLCRFRCHTGHSYTLLSLLREQEEAIEAALSKALRAVQEKESLAEQLAAEFSARSLVPEPGYVALAQQARAEAEALRALLTGGK, via the coding sequence ATGAACGGAGTGGTTGTGGTGGGCGCTTCCGCCGGGGGCGTGGCGGCATTGACGGAGATTCTGGCGGGACTGCCGGGCGACTTTCCCGCGCCAATACTGATTGTGATGCATATCGGCGACCATCCCAGTGTGCTGCCGAGCATCCTGGCACGTAGTTGCGCCTTGCCGGTGCGCCACGCCGCCGACGGCGAAGCGCTGGCACCAGGCATGGTGTTGGTCGCTCAGCCTGGCCGCCATCTGATGGTCGAGCGCGACGGCGATGCTGTGCGCGCCGTGCTGGTGCACGGCCCTCGGGAAAACCATTCGCGGCCGGCGATCGACCCGCTGTTCCGTTCTGCCGCGATCGCTTACGCCGGGGGCGCCGCCGGCGTGATACTGACCGGTTTCCTCGACGACGGCGTGGCCGGCTTGGCGGCAATCAAGACGTGCGGCGGGACCGCCATCGTGCAGGACCCCGCCGATGCCAGCGCGTCGGACATGCCGCGCCACGCCCTTGAGCAGGTTGAAGTGGACCGGTGCCTGCCGCTGGCCGGCATCGCCGGCGCGCTGGTCGAGTGGGCCGCAGGGCTGTCGGAGCGCGTGGTGAACGGCGCGGCGGAAGCGCCGGAGTGGCTGACGGTGGAAAACCGGTTCGCGTCCGGCGGCGGCGAAATGAAGCAGCTCAAGCGTATCGCCACGCCGTCGCCCTATACCTGTCCGGAATGCGGCGGCAGCCTGTTTTCGCTGAATAATGCGCAGTTGTGCCGTTTCCGCTGCCATACCGGCCACAGTTACACGTTGCTCAGTTTGCTTCGGGAACAAGAGGAGGCCATCGAGGCGGCCTTGTCGAAAGCCTTGCGGGCGGTGCAGGAGAAGGAGAGCCTGGCCGAGCAACTGGCCGCCGAGTTTTCCGCGCGCAGTCTGGTGCCGGAACCAGGCTACGTAGCGCTGGCGCAACAGGCGCGCGCGGAAGCCGAAGCCCTGCGCGCGCTGCTGACCGGCGGCAAGTAG
- the cphA gene encoding cyanophycin synthetase, translated as MGTSTGAILKAATRQGIPSSRLTPEANLFVLGWGAQQKRLQASITGDSGHIAVGIASNKELTKALLREAGVPVPEGTTVRSLEQARRAALSLGGLVTIKPLDGNHGRGVTTRCGTPDEVALGFERAREHGRTIIVERYIRGDDYRVLVAGERVVAAALRRPAAVTGDGVSTVRELVERENANPARGDGHSNILTRIPLDGHAETTLAEQGLALDSVAADGRRVLLRGNANLSSGGTAEDVTDRLPPQTLAMCVRAVRKIDLDVAGIDLVCEDIGVPLDGRNGAVIEINAAPGLRMHEYPSAGTPRDAGAAIVESMFGAGDGRIPVIAVTGTNGKTTTTLMIEHTLRQAGIGTGCTTSEGVFINGEAITRGDCSGYWSARSVLAAPEVEFAVLETARGGILKRGLAFDRCDVAVLLNISDDHLGLDGIDNIDDLARVKAVVARAASCAVVLNAEDERCVAVGAGLDPEVEVIYFSCEAGHPVLVAHLARGGRAAWIERGAVMLADGKARQRLLEARAIPAALDGRARHNLANALAAAAALMASDLVPAMIVAGLRSFVSDARRNPMRTNVYEVGGVQVIVDYAHNPAAFAALADTARAMTSGRTVAVATSPGDRRDEDFRRIGQTCEAGFDQAIFYEWNSEHRGREPGQRAALMHAAASAARGGPHGVLVELDPAAALRAGLALCRPGDVLLYACGSSVAELVDALRPVDPASAERIGEMLA; from the coding sequence ATCGGCACCAGCACCGGCGCCATCCTCAAGGCGGCGACCCGGCAAGGCATTCCGTCCAGCCGGCTCACGCCGGAGGCCAACCTGTTCGTGCTCGGCTGGGGCGCCCAGCAAAAGCGCCTGCAGGCCAGCATCACCGGCGACAGCGGACATATCGCCGTCGGCATCGCCTCGAACAAGGAGCTCACCAAGGCGCTGCTGCGCGAGGCCGGCGTGCCGGTGCCCGAGGGCACGACGGTGCGCTCGCTCGAGCAGGCCCGGCGCGCGGCCCTGTCACTGGGCGGCCTGGTCACCATCAAGCCGCTCGACGGCAACCACGGGCGCGGCGTCACCACCCGCTGCGGCACGCCGGACGAGGTGGCGCTGGGGTTCGAGCGCGCGCGCGAGCACGGCCGCACCATCATCGTCGAACGGTACATCCGGGGGGACGACTACCGCGTGCTGGTGGCCGGCGAGCGCGTGGTGGCGGCCGCGCTGCGGCGCCCGGCCGCCGTCACCGGCGACGGCGTATCGACCGTGCGCGAACTGGTCGAACGGGAAAACGCCAATCCCGCGCGCGGCGACGGCCACAGCAATATCCTGACCCGCATCCCGCTCGACGGCCACGCCGAGACCACCTTGGCCGAACAGGGTCTGGCACTCGACAGCGTGGCGGCGGACGGACGGCGCGTGCTGTTGCGCGGCAACGCCAACTTGTCGAGCGGCGGCACCGCCGAGGACGTGACGGACCGGTTGCCGCCGCAGACGCTGGCCATGTGCGTGCGCGCGGTGCGCAAGATCGACCTGGACGTCGCCGGCATCGACCTGGTGTGCGAGGACATCGGCGTGCCGCTTGACGGCAGGAACGGCGCGGTGATCGAAATCAACGCCGCGCCCGGCCTGCGCATGCACGAATATCCGAGCGCCGGCACGCCGCGCGACGCCGGCGCGGCCATCGTCGAATCGATGTTCGGCGCCGGCGACGGCCGCATTCCGGTGATCGCCGTCACCGGCACCAACGGCAAGACCACCACCACGTTGATGATCGAGCACACCTTGCGCCAGGCCGGCATCGGCACCGGCTGCACCACCAGCGAGGGCGTGTTCATCAATGGCGAAGCCATCACCCGGGGCGACTGCAGCGGCTACTGGTCGGCGCGCTCGGTGCTGGCCGCGCCGGAGGTCGAGTTCGCGGTGCTGGAGACGGCGCGCGGCGGCATCCTCAAGCGCGGGCTGGCGTTCGACCGCTGCGACGTCGCGGTGCTGCTCAACATCAGCGACGACCATCTGGGGCTGGACGGGATCGACAACATCGACGACCTGGCGCGGGTCAAGGCGGTGGTGGCGCGTGCCGCCTCGTGCGCGGTGGTGTTGAATGCCGAGGACGAGCGCTGCGTGGCCGTCGGCGCCGGACTCGACCCCGAGGTCGAGGTGATTTATTTCAGCTGCGAGGCCGGCCACCCTGTCCTGGTCGCCCACCTGGCGCGCGGCGGGCGCGCCGCCTGGATCGAGCGCGGCGCCGTCATGCTGGCCGACGGCAAGGCGCGCCAACGGCTGCTGGAAGCCAGGGCCATCCCGGCCGCGCTGGACGGGCGCGCGCGCCACAACCTCGCCAACGCGCTGGCGGCGGCCGCCGCGCTGATGGCCAGCGACCTGGTGCCGGCGATGATAGTCGCCGGCCTGCGCTCGTTCGTCTCGGACGCGCGCCGCAATCCGATGCGCACCAACGTCTACGAGGTTGGCGGCGTGCAGGTGATCGTCGACTACGCGCACAATCCGGCCGCCTTCGCCGCGCTGGCTGACACGGCCAGGGCCATGACGTCCGGCCGCACGGTGGCGGTGGCAACCTCGCCAGGCGACCGCCGCGACGAGGATTTCCGGCGCATCGGCCAGACCTGCGAGGCCGGCTTCGACCAGGCCATTTTCTACGAATGGAACAGCGAGCATCGCGGCCGCGAGCCCGGCCAGCGGGCCGCGCTGATGCACGCGGCGGCCAGCGCCGCCCGGGGCGGACCGCACGGCGTGCTGGTGGAGCTGGACCCCGCCGCCGCGCTGCGCGCCGGCCTGGCGCTGTGCCGGCCGGGCGACGTGTTGCTGTACGCCTGCGGCTCGTCGGTGGCCGAGCTGGTCGACGCGCTGCGGCCGGTCGATCCCGCCAGCGCCGAGCGCATCGGCGAAATGCTGGCCTGA
- a CDS encoding cyanophycinase, translating to MPHTPHATGALMIIGGGEDRTDNKDILARFMALAGGPERPLVVLTAASKIPEDVWEMYRGALHDLGARNVRHVPIGDRVDADNAANADIVAGAGGIFMTGGDQKRLVAHIGGTAVEQAMRDAHILRGACIAGTSAGASAMCTHMLAEGKAELAPEKGAVRLGAGLGFVHRVVVDQHFSQRQRIHRLLSVVAQSPFLLGAGIDEDTALVVHGRAGFEIMGEGTVTVLDCRTAKTNIADLRAGAVPTLVGVGLHLLPSGTAFAAPPDPAAPHSAAPRGQLPDDAVTAPRALADFLDFLTDRNDES from the coding sequence ATGCCACACACACCACATGCCACCGGCGCCCTGATGATCATCGGCGGCGGGGAAGACCGTACCGACAACAAGGACATCCTGGCCCGCTTCATGGCGCTGGCCGGCGGTCCCGAGCGCCCGCTGGTGGTGCTGACGGCCGCCAGCAAGATCCCCGAGGACGTCTGGGAAATGTACCGCGGCGCGCTGCACGACCTGGGCGCGCGCAACGTGCGCCACGTGCCCATCGGCGACCGCGTCGACGCCGACAACGCTGCCAATGCCGACATCGTCGCCGGCGCCGGCGGCATCTTCATGACCGGCGGCGACCAGAAGCGGCTGGTCGCCCACATTGGCGGCACCGCCGTCGAGCAGGCCATGCGCGACGCCCACATCCTGCGCGGCGCCTGCATCGCCGGCACCAGCGCCGGCGCCTCGGCCATGTGCACCCACATGCTGGCCGAAGGCAAGGCCGAGCTGGCGCCTGAAAAGGGCGCGGTGCGCCTCGGCGCCGGCCTCGGCTTCGTGCACCGGGTCGTGGTCGACCAGCATTTTTCGCAACGCCAGCGCATCCACCGGCTGCTCAGCGTGGTCGCGCAAAGCCCGTTCCTGCTCGGCGCCGGCATCGACGAGGACACCGCGCTGGTCGTGCACGGCCGCGCCGGCTTTGAAATCATGGGCGAAGGCACGGTCACGGTGCTCGACTGCCGCACCGCCAAGACCAACATCGCCGACCTGCGCGCCGGCGCCGTGCCGACCCTGGTGGGCGTGGGCCTGCACCTGCTGCCCTCGGGCACGGCCTTCGCGGCTCCGCCCGACCCTGCGGCGCCGCACAGCGCCGCCCCGCGCGGCCAACTGCCCGACGATGCCGTAACGGCCCCGCGCGCGCTGGCCGATTTCCTCGACTTCCTCACCGATCGGAATGACGAATCATGA
- a CDS encoding YfiR family protein → MLGKVRGASWRPTRAAALALALALATSAAAQPRMVEGAELAEMAGVGEIADAPAAAVHDEADTVSATSVKAGFLYKFLGYVDFPAGPLDPGAPYVVGVVGAEDIAAELARLTAGRLVNNHAVVVRKMQGVDPSGGLHLLFIGAAEGADEAALVKAAQPAGVLTVTESPTGIESGSVINFRLIDERVRFEVSLAAADKGRLKLSSRLLSVAYAVQKGGG, encoded by the coding sequence ATGCTTGGCAAAGTGAGAGGCGCGAGCTGGAGGCCGACGCGCGCAGCCGCCCTTGCGCTGGCCTTGGCGTTGGCAACGTCCGCCGCCGCGCAGCCCCGTATGGTCGAGGGCGCGGAGCTAGCAGAAATGGCCGGGGTGGGCGAAATAGCCGATGCGCCCGCCGCCGCCGTCCACGACGAGGCGGACACCGTGTCCGCGACCAGCGTGAAGGCCGGCTTCCTGTATAAATTCCTCGGCTACGTCGACTTTCCCGCCGGCCCGCTCGACCCCGGCGCGCCGTACGTGGTGGGCGTGGTCGGCGCCGAGGACATCGCCGCCGAGCTGGCGCGGCTGACGGCCGGGCGCCTGGTCAATAACCACGCCGTCGTGGTGCGCAAAATGCAGGGTGTCGACCCATCGGGCGGGCTGCACCTGCTGTTCATCGGCGCGGCCGAAGGCGCCGACGAGGCGGCGCTGGTCAAGGCCGCGCAGCCGGCCGGCGTGCTGACGGTCACCGAATCGCCCACCGGCATCGAATCGGGCAGCGTCATCAATTTCCGGCTGATCGACGAGCGCGTGCGCTTCGAAGTGTCGCTGGCGGCGGCCGACAAGGGCCGGCTCAAACTGAGCTCGCGCCTGCTGTCGGTGGCGTACGCGGTGCAGAAAGGTGGCGGTTGA
- a CDS encoding PAS domain S-box protein — MQQENPLTAQALEAERFRHFIVSVTDYAIYTLSPEGVVITWNAGAQRFKGYREDEIVGRHFSVFYTAEEQARGRPALALEQARTTGKFEDEGWRVRQDGTRFLASVVLDPIWDEAGGLLGFTKITRDITAQRAAQDELHASEERFRLLVQGVTDYAIYMLSPEGVVTNWNEGARRIKGYEADEVVGHSFAMFYTPEDQAAEAPAVALSTALTEGRFEREGWRVRKDGTRFWANVVIDPIHDAGGKLLGFAKVTRDITERRLAAEQLERTRESLLQSQKLEAIGKLTGGIAHDFNNLLNVVMNGLDLLRTVADRTTQGRAMDAMERAAQRGAALTQQLLAFARQQPLRREAHDVGRVIRSFDAVLHRAVPSRMRLRMQVAPDLPNVLIDPTQFEAALLNLVVNARDAVPGDGEVTVAVGTVALAAGEVGQLAAGSYVRVAVSDTGMGMPPETLARAVEPFFTTKAVGKGTGLGLSQVYGLAQQCQGDLAISSVVGEGTTVALYFPAIVDANGEHASNGHSKAEKVLLVDDQPDVLETAVALFSHLGYEVLSANNGVEALETLRGGGDIAILFTDVVMPGIGGIELAQIARREFPNMKVILASGYTRSSLQDQGSELDSFDLIPKPYRLSDLIKILKSAHADKVGGP, encoded by the coding sequence ATGCAGCAAGAAAACCCGTTGACCGCGCAGGCGCTCGAAGCCGAGCGTTTTCGCCATTTCATCGTCAGCGTCACCGACTACGCGATCTACACGCTCTCGCCCGAAGGGGTGGTGATCACCTGGAACGCCGGCGCCCAGCGCTTCAAGGGGTATCGAGAGGACGAGATCGTCGGCCGCCATTTTTCCGTCTTCTACACGGCCGAGGAGCAGGCGCGCGGCCGGCCCGCCCTGGCGCTGGAGCAGGCCAGGACCACCGGCAAGTTCGAAGACGAGGGCTGGCGCGTGCGCCAGGACGGCACCCGCTTCCTGGCCAGCGTGGTGCTCGATCCGATCTGGGACGAGGCCGGCGGGTTGCTCGGCTTTACCAAGATCACGCGCGACATCACGGCCCAGCGCGCCGCGCAGGACGAACTGCACGCCAGCGAGGAGCGCTTCCGGCTGCTGGTGCAGGGCGTGACCGATTACGCGATCTACATGTTGTCGCCCGAGGGCGTGGTGACCAACTGGAACGAGGGCGCGCGGCGCATCAAGGGCTATGAGGCGGACGAGGTGGTCGGCCACAGTTTCGCGATGTTCTACACACCGGAGGACCAGGCCGCCGAGGCGCCGGCCGTGGCGCTGAGCACGGCGCTGACCGAGGGCCGGTTCGAGCGCGAGGGCTGGCGCGTGCGCAAGGACGGCACCCGCTTCTGGGCCAACGTGGTGATCGATCCCATCCACGACGCCGGCGGCAAGTTGCTCGGCTTCGCCAAGGTGACGCGCGATATCACCGAGCGCCGGCTGGCCGCCGAGCAGCTCGAACGCACGCGCGAATCGCTGCTGCAATCGCAGAAACTGGAGGCGATCGGCAAGCTCACCGGCGGCATCGCGCACGACTTCAACAATCTGCTCAACGTCGTCATGAACGGGCTCGACCTCCTGCGCACCGTGGCCGACCGCACCACGCAAGGCCGCGCCATGGACGCGATGGAGCGGGCGGCGCAGCGCGGAGCGGCGTTGACCCAGCAGTTGCTGGCGTTCGCGCGGCAGCAGCCGCTGCGGCGCGAGGCGCACGACGTCGGCCGCGTGATCCGCTCGTTCGACGCGGTGCTGCACCGCGCCGTGCCCAGCCGCATGCGGCTGCGCATGCAGGTGGCGCCGGACCTGCCCAACGTGCTGATCGACCCGACCCAGTTCGAGGCGGCCTTGCTCAACCTGGTCGTCAACGCGCGCGACGCCGTGCCCGGCGATGGCGAGGTGACGGTCGCCGTCGGCACGGTGGCGCTGGCCGCCGGCGAGGTGGGGCAATTGGCGGCCGGCAGCTACGTCCGGGTGGCCGTCTCGGACACGGGCATGGGCATGCCGCCGGAGACGCTGGCGCGCGCCGTCGAGCCGTTCTTCACGACCAAGGCCGTGGGCAAGGGCACGGGGCTGGGCCTGAGCCAGGTGTACGGGCTGGCGCAGCAATGCCAGGGCGACTTGGCGATCTCGTCGGTGGTGGGCGAGGGCACCACGGTGGCGTTGTATTTCCCGGCCATCGTCGATGCCAATGGCGAACACGCCAGTAACGGGCACAGCAAAGCGGAAAAGGTGCTGCTGGTCGACGACCAGCCGGACGTGCTGGAAACGGCGGTGGCGCTGTTCAGCCATCTCGGCTACGAGGTTTTGTCGGCCAACAACGGCGTCGAGGCGCTGGAAACCTTGCGCGGCGGCGGCGACATCGCCATCCTGTTCACCGACGTGGTGATGCCCGGTATCGGCGGGATCGAACTGGCGCAGATCGCGCGCCGCGAGTTCCCGAATATGAAGGTGATACTGGCCTCGGGCTATACCCGGTCCAGCCTGCAGGACCAGGGTTCCGAGCTGGATAGCTTCGACCTGATTCCCAAGCCTTACCGGCTCAGCGACCTGATCAAGATTCTGAAGTCCGCCCACGCCGACAAGGTGGGCGGTCCCTGA